One part of the Vicinamibacteria bacterium genome encodes these proteins:
- a CDS encoding cellulose synthase subunit BcsC-related outer membrane protein yields MTPWLLPLAVVTALALEETPAPDPPRRYTVEVAVSRSKARLEMLAREIVEDVRVVYEAPYYRLFVGAWSDALTARDAATRLRTAFGRAVVRELEEDNSDQGLLPAPVSGADRDETHFRLVAPDERELWRLLHEGRYEDFEALMHTYRHRYPGWRPATALTNQLEWLEAEASIGLAEVSGDASALVRLSRAHPMHFDCSGVNRLWTLSESLLSAGLDSEAENQYELILTSCHQEYLLPTLQKASERLPPEATRRLLTEALKRLPDLPANDPARAGVESFEYELRLEETLESESRGDGAAVAIFARTYGPTVLLRKDERAAALIAWSASRTGELETSEYWFREALGWAKANANIVYGLALARIRLGRIDEAVELARAWRKDPEIRELMAGALRMDAAERFARGDHRQCLSRLEQSDRFVPNRREEELLRAWSLYHLARYDGAAAAFRDLYVALADDESAEGLLLSLTLADRSRELDELARILGSPFRDHWELARASRAIEQRQFLLAERLSGQNFPALQNIHASVIGSGFASGTRRGGSGFQRLHIERVTVLDALVTVRGTHRLGGRIDRLTLESDVLESGRPFGSSPEPTREDLPAGLVRTSADARFLYYREAPLSLRAELGSTHRAGPIRPRPTFRFGVSGVGEERDWGLDVFSRSVRESLLSSSGLVDPETREAWGRVAESGATCHARQRFSTDLELLLRASLSRLTGVGVADNWHTDMYASVERRIDTLSSGQASIGPWLYLSSFRENLSEFTRGHGGYFSPQFHLVGGAMGKFATHEGRRVVSRARMAIGYQAYRKRSAPLFPTAPDGRMYGEENVSGLVYGLDWEGALLIAKKWQIGGAFRMDRSADWSELSGTAFLRFSLSPRQALFSRDLEDHPSGRLF; encoded by the coding sequence ATGACACCTTGGTTGTTGCCTCTTGCGGTCGTCACTGCCCTCGCCCTCGAAGAGACACCGGCCCCGGACCCGCCGCGCCGCTACACGGTCGAGGTGGCGGTGTCGCGCTCCAAGGCCCGACTGGAAATGCTCGCTCGAGAGATCGTGGAAGACGTCAGAGTGGTCTACGAGGCTCCCTACTATCGGCTCTTCGTCGGAGCATGGTCCGATGCTCTGACCGCGCGGGACGCCGCAACACGCCTCCGCACGGCCTTCGGCCGTGCGGTCGTAAGAGAGCTGGAAGAGGACAATAGCGATCAAGGGTTGCTACCCGCGCCGGTAAGCGGGGCCGACCGAGACGAGACCCATTTCCGCCTGGTCGCTCCCGACGAAAGGGAGTTGTGGCGACTGCTCCACGAGGGCCGCTACGAGGATTTCGAGGCGCTCATGCATACCTATCGTCACCGGTATCCCGGCTGGCGTCCAGCGACGGCCCTCACCAATCAGCTCGAGTGGCTCGAAGCCGAGGCCTCGATCGGCCTCGCCGAGGTGTCCGGTGATGCCTCCGCCCTCGTTCGCCTGTCCCGAGCCCACCCGATGCATTTCGACTGCTCAGGCGTGAATCGACTGTGGACCCTCTCCGAGTCCCTGTTGTCCGCCGGCCTCGACTCCGAAGCCGAGAACCAGTATGAGCTCATCCTAACGAGCTGCCACCAGGAGTATCTGCTGCCCACGCTCCAGAAGGCCTCGGAGAGACTGCCTCCGGAGGCCACCCGCAGGCTTCTTACCGAGGCCCTGAAGCGTCTACCTGATCTCCCGGCAAACGATCCGGCTCGTGCCGGGGTCGAATCTTTCGAGTACGAGCTCCGTCTCGAAGAGACGCTCGAATCCGAGTCGCGCGGCGACGGCGCGGCCGTCGCCATCTTTGCTCGCACCTACGGCCCTACGGTCCTCCTCCGGAAAGACGAAAGGGCCGCCGCATTGATCGCCTGGTCAGCGTCGAGAACCGGCGAGCTCGAGACCTCCGAATACTGGTTTCGAGAGGCGCTCGGCTGGGCGAAAGCCAACGCAAATATCGTCTACGGTCTCGCTTTGGCTCGAATTCGACTCGGTCGGATCGACGAAGCGGTCGAACTGGCACGGGCCTGGCGGAAGGACCCCGAGATCCGCGAGCTCATGGCGGGAGCGCTCAGGATGGATGCCGCGGAGCGCTTCGCCCGGGGCGACCACCGTCAATGTCTCTCCAGACTGGAGCAATCGGATCGCTTTGTTCCGAACCGCCGCGAGGAAGAGCTTCTCCGGGCGTGGAGTCTCTATCACCTCGCTCGTTACGACGGCGCCGCGGCGGCCTTTCGCGATCTCTATGTGGCTCTCGCGGACGACGAATCTGCCGAGGGGCTGCTCCTCAGCCTCACGCTCGCGGATCGCTCTCGAGAATTGGACGAGCTCGCTCGGATCCTGGGAAGTCCTTTCCGCGACCATTGGGAGCTCGCTCGTGCGAGTCGGGCAATCGAACAGCGGCAGTTTCTCCTGGCAGAACGATTGAGCGGGCAGAATTTTCCCGCGCTCCAGAACATCCATGCTTCGGTGATAGGCTCAGGTTTCGCTTCGGGCACGCGCCGGGGCGGATCGGGATTCCAGCGGTTGCACATCGAGCGGGTGACCGTATTGGACGCCCTCGTCACCGTCCGCGGTACGCATCGGTTAGGGGGACGCATCGACCGTCTCACCCTCGAAAGCGACGTCCTCGAGTCCGGCCGTCCGTTCGGAAGCTCGCCCGAGCCGACGCGCGAGGATCTCCCCGCCGGACTGGTTCGAACCTCAGCTGACGCCCGGTTTCTCTACTATCGGGAAGCGCCCCTCTCCCTGCGCGCGGAGCTCGGAAGCACTCACCGAGCCGGGCCAATCCGCCCGAGGCCGACGTTTCGCTTCGGCGTGAGTGGAGTCGGGGAAGAGCGGGATTGGGGTCTGGACGTCTTCTCGCGGTCGGTTCGAGAATCTCTGCTATCGTCCAGCGGCCTCGTAGACCCTGAAACGCGGGAAGCGTGGGGCCGGGTCGCAGAGTCCGGAGCGACTTGTCACGCGAGGCAAAGATTCAGCACCGACTTGGAGCTTCTGCTGCGAGCCTCACTGAGTCGACTTACCGGTGTCGGGGTTGCCGATAACTGGCATACTGACATGTACGCGAGTGTCGAGCGCCGAATCGACACCTTGAGCTCCGGACAGGCGTCGATCGGGCCATGGCTCTACCTCTCCTCATTTCGAGAGAACCTGAGCGAGTTTACCCGTGGCCACGGCGGGTACTTCAGCCCTCAGTTTCACCTCGTCGGTGGCGCGATGGGAAAGTTCGCGACCCACGAGGGACGACGCGTCGTGAGCCGCGCCCGCATGGCCATTGGCTATCAAGCCTACCGAAAGAGATCCGCTCCCCTCTTTCCTACGGCTCCCGATGGTCGGATGTATGGGGAGGAGAACGTATCGGGGCTCGTGTATGGTCTGGACTGGGAAGGAGCCCTGCTGATCGCGAAGAAATGGCAAATTGGCGGCGCCTTCCGGATGGATCGGTCCGCTGACTGGAGCGAGCTCTCGGGAACCGCTTTCCTGAGATTCTCGCTAAGTCCCCGCCAGGCGCTCTTCAGCCGCGATCTCGAGGATCACCCTTCGGGCCGCCTCTTCTGA